In a single window of the Delftia tsuruhatensis genome:
- a CDS encoding MlaE family ABC transporter permease: MPALTNPPQCSLRRGDDGQWALPTGSWGAAELGRRRQWRRLHTQLQQAAAGGLGWDLQGLDWLDHVGAQLLWNHWGRRWPERFVASDAQRAMLERVARFSDVPRPPPSRWSLADRIDSLGCLVINACGHFAQMTRLIGQLLIDVLRFARAPHRGPWRDISGHLYSMGATALPITALVGFLIGVVLAYLMALQLRQFGAESFIVNILGISLIRELGPLLAAILVAGRTGSAITAQIGVMRVTEELDAMQVMGIPHGFRLVLPRALALAVAMPLVSLWTTLAALAGGMLAADLTMGVTGAYFAQALPAAVKIGNLWIAMGKSVVFGVLIALIGCHWGLRVEPNTQSLGKGTTASVVSAITMVIVVDAIFAILFKDVGI, encoded by the coding sequence TTGCCCGCCCTGACAAACCCTCCCCAATGCAGCCTGCGCCGTGGCGACGATGGCCAGTGGGCGCTGCCCACCGGTTCCTGGGGCGCGGCCGAGCTGGGCCGACGTCGGCAATGGCGCCGATTGCACACGCAGCTGCAGCAGGCTGCGGCCGGTGGCCTGGGCTGGGATCTCCAGGGCCTGGACTGGCTGGACCATGTGGGTGCCCAGTTGCTGTGGAACCACTGGGGCCGCCGCTGGCCCGAACGCTTCGTTGCCAGCGACGCACAGCGCGCCATGCTCGAGCGCGTGGCCCGTTTCTCCGACGTGCCGCGTCCACCGCCATCGCGCTGGAGCCTGGCCGACCGCATCGACAGCCTGGGCTGCCTGGTGATCAATGCGTGCGGCCATTTCGCCCAGATGACGCGGCTCATCGGCCAGTTGCTGATCGATGTGCTGCGCTTTGCGCGCGCCCCGCACCGCGGGCCCTGGCGCGACATCTCCGGTCATCTTTATTCCATGGGCGCCACGGCCCTGCCGATCACGGCCCTCGTGGGCTTTCTGATCGGCGTGGTGCTGGCCTACCTGATGGCGCTGCAGCTGCGCCAGTTCGGCGCCGAATCCTTCATCGTCAACATCCTGGGCATCTCGCTGATCCGCGAGCTGGGCCCGCTGCTGGCGGCCATCCTGGTGGCGGGCCGCACGGGCTCGGCCATCACGGCCCAGATCGGCGTGATGCGGGTGACCGAGGAGCTCGATGCCATGCAGGTCATGGGCATACCGCACGGCTTTCGCCTGGTGCTGCCACGTGCGCTGGCGCTGGCCGTCGCCATGCCGCTGGTCTCGCTGTGGACCACGCTGGCCGCGCTGGCCGGAGGCATGCTCGCCGCCGACCTGACCATGGGCGTGACGGGGGCTTATTTCGCACAGGCGCTGCCTGCGGCCGTGAAGATCGGCAATCTCTGGATCGCCATGGGCAAGTCCGTGGTCTTCGGCGTGCTGATCGCGCTGATCGGCTGCCACTGGGGCCTGCGCGTGGAGCCCAATACGCAGAGCCTGGGAAAGGGAACGACGGCTTCGGTGGTTTCGGCGATCACCATGGTCATCGTCGTGGACGCGATCTTCGCGATCTTGTTCAAGGATGTGGGGATATGA
- a CDS encoding ABC transporter ATP-binding protein: MNEHNMVAAPADAEPIVRIAGLWSVFGEGDNAFAVHQDLNLDVRRGEMLSIVGGSGTGKTVLLRQMLGLLAPSRGTVEVLGRPASEMGREGAASRVGMLFQHGALYSAFSVLDNVAFALREQGTLPDDLVRDAALVKLQMVGLKPEHATRMPADLSGGMIKRVALARALIMDPPLLLLDEPTAGLDPTSSDEFCDLLRELRAELGLTVIMVTHDLDTLFALSSRVAVLAEKKVLVSGPPREVAEFKHPFIAHFFQGERGRRAMSTV, from the coding sequence ATGAACGAGCACAACATGGTTGCAGCGCCTGCTGACGCCGAGCCCATCGTGCGCATCGCCGGGCTGTGGAGCGTGTTCGGCGAGGGCGATAATGCCTTTGCCGTGCACCAGGACCTGAATCTCGACGTGCGGCGTGGCGAGATGCTGTCCATCGTGGGCGGTTCGGGCACGGGCAAGACCGTGCTGCTGCGGCAGATGCTGGGGCTGCTGGCCCCCTCCAGGGGGACGGTGGAGGTCCTGGGCCGCCCTGCCAGCGAAATGGGCCGCGAGGGGGCAGCCAGCCGCGTGGGCATGCTGTTCCAGCATGGCGCGCTGTACTCGGCCTTCAGCGTGCTGGACAACGTGGCCTTTGCCCTGCGAGAGCAGGGCACCCTGCCCGACGATCTGGTGCGCGACGCGGCCCTGGTCAAGCTGCAGATGGTGGGCCTCAAGCCCGAGCATGCCACGCGCATGCCGGCGGACCTGTCCGGCGGCATGATCAAGCGCGTGGCGCTGGCGCGCGCGCTGATCATGGATCCGCCGCTGCTGCTGCTGGACGAACCCACGGCGGGCCTGGACCCCACGAGCTCCGACGAATTCTGCGACCTGCTGCGCGAGCTGCGTGCCGAGCTGGGCCTGACCGTCATCATGGTCACCCACGACCTGGACACGCTGTTCGCCCTGTCCTCGCGCGTGGCCGTGCTGGCCGAGAAGAAAGTGCTGGTCAGCGGCCCGCCGCGCGAGGTGGCCGAGTTCAAGCATCCGTTCATCGCGCATTTCTTCCAGGGCGAGCGCGGCAGGCGCGCGATGAGCACGGTATGA
- a CDS encoding MlaD family protein gives MENKSHAMAAGIFVLVVAALLAGLAVWLTRDTRQYNLYELSTKDGISGLQAQAAVRYKGVAVGKVTRIGFDPQTNGNVLIRIAVGVDTPITPTTFAVLGYQGVTGLAHVQLDDADQPQPQLPAGPSGLPRLPLRSSPLSMLADQGQVLLERADEISRRLSDMLDTDNQKRVSQALENIAAAAAGVQQLTQNMDRALASQMPQLVTDARNTLQSLEKASNGAASVASELQQTVRRVNAQDGPLEQIAQSTRALTRMADTLGRTTVPHANRAADDVSRAARQMGTAASRFSDNPQAVIYGPGQARPGPGEPGFVVPSAATQP, from the coding sequence ATGGAAAACAAATCACATGCCATGGCGGCCGGCATCTTCGTGCTGGTCGTGGCGGCCCTGCTGGCGGGGCTGGCGGTCTGGCTGACGCGCGATACGCGCCAGTACAACCTCTATGAGCTGTCCACCAAGGATGGCATCAGCGGGCTGCAGGCCCAGGCGGCGGTGCGCTACAAGGGCGTGGCCGTGGGCAAGGTCACGCGCATCGGGTTCGATCCGCAGACCAATGGCAATGTGCTGATCCGTATCGCCGTCGGTGTGGACACGCCCATCACGCCGACCACGTTCGCCGTGCTGGGCTACCAGGGGGTCACGGGGCTGGCCCATGTGCAGCTCGACGATGCCGACCAGCCGCAGCCCCAGCTGCCGGCCGGTCCCAGCGGGCTGCCGCGCTTGCCGCTGCGGTCCTCGCCGCTGAGCATGCTGGCCGACCAGGGCCAGGTGTTGCTGGAGCGTGCCGACGAGATCTCCCGCCGCCTGAGCGACATGCTGGACACCGACAACCAGAAGCGTGTGAGCCAGGCGCTGGAGAACATTGCCGCTGCTGCCGCAGGCGTGCAGCAGCTCACGCAGAACATGGACCGCGCGCTGGCCAGCCAGATGCCGCAGCTCGTCACCGATGCGCGCAACACCCTTCAGTCCCTGGAGAAGGCCAGCAACGGCGCCGCTTCCGTGGCCTCCGAGCTGCAGCAGACCGTGCGCCGCGTGAACGCACAGGACGGGCCGCTGGAGCAGATCGCGCAGAGCACGCGCGCGCTGACCCGAATGGCCGATACCCTGGGCCGCACCACGGTACCCCATGCCAACCGCGCGGCCGACGATGTCTCGCGTGCGGCCCGCCAGATGGGCACGGCCGCCAGCCGCTTCAGCGACAACCCCCAGGCCGTGATCTACGGTCCGGGCCAGGCCCGCCCTGGGCCTGGCGAGCCGGGCTTTGTCGTCCCGTCCGCAGCGACCCAGCCCTGA
- a CDS encoding ABC-type transport auxiliary lipoprotein family protein produces the protein MPISRKTTLASVALAAALALLTGCSALPQPPAQPARYDFGLAPLPASAPVPAAATATAAPTRTPLALADVEAPALSDGSTAMLYRLAYANGQELRPYQHARWSQPPALLLQQRLRSQLGLQRPVLASSESVAQPRAQGAVPTLLRVDIEEFSQVFDAPGSSAGVLRLRATLVEQSGAVDRLLGQKVFEVRSPAVSGDAAGGAQALARAADEAIAQIDAWLGQQGH, from the coding sequence ATGCCCATCTCTCGCAAGACCACCTTGGCCAGCGTCGCCCTGGCCGCAGCCCTGGCGCTGCTGACCGGCTGCTCGGCCCTGCCCCAGCCTCCGGCCCAGCCCGCACGCTATGACTTCGGCCTGGCGCCGCTTCCCGCTTCCGCACCTGTGCCTGCCGCTGCCACCGCAACCGCTGCGCCCACGCGTACACCACTGGCCCTGGCCGATGTGGAGGCCCCGGCCCTGTCCGACGGCAGCACTGCCATGCTCTATCGCCTGGCCTATGCCAACGGCCAGGAACTGCGCCCCTACCAGCATGCGCGCTGGAGCCAGCCCCCGGCCCTGTTGCTGCAACAGCGCTTGCGCAGCCAGCTGGGCCTGCAACGTCCCGTGCTCGCCAGCAGTGAAAGCGTGGCCCAGCCGCGCGCGCAGGGCGCGGTGCCGACGCTGCTGCGCGTGGACATCGAGGAGTTCAGCCAGGTCTTTGACGCGCCCGGCTCCAGCGCGGGCGTGCTGCGGCTGCGCGCCACCCTGGTCGAGCAAAGTGGTGCGGTGGACCGCCTGTTGGGGCAGAAGGTGTTCGAGGTGCGCAGTCCCGCGGTTTCGGGTGATGCCGCCGGTGGTGCCCAGGCCCTGGCCAGGGCGGCCGATGAGGCGATCGCGCAGATCGATGCTTGGCTGGGGCAGCAGGGACACTGA
- a CDS encoding CsbD family protein, translating to MNEDRIKGNWKQFTGKIREQWGKLTDDDLDVIAGKREQFLGKLQERQGLARDAAEKQLTEWQKRHPDFRFED from the coding sequence ATGAATGAAGACCGCATCAAGGGCAACTGGAAGCAGTTCACCGGCAAGATCCGTGAGCAATGGGGCAAGCTCACCGACGATGACCTGGACGTCATCGCCGGCAAGCGCGAACAGTTCCTGGGCAAGCTGCAGGAGCGCCAGGGCCTGGCCCGCGACGCTGCCGAAAAGCAGCTGACCGAATGGCAAAAGCGCCATCCCGACTTCCGCTTCGAAGACTGA